One window of the Syngnathus typhle isolate RoL2023-S1 ecotype Sweden linkage group LG21, RoL_Styp_1.0, whole genome shotgun sequence genome contains the following:
- the rerg gene encoding ras-related and estrogen-regulated growth inhibitor, with protein MAKSPEVKLAVLGRAGVGKSALVVRFLTRRFIWEYDPTLESTYRHQANIDDEVVTMEILDTAGQEDNQQREGHMRWGDGFIVVYDITDRGSFEDVAPLRSLLEEVKKPKNVPLVLVGNKRDLDHARQVTTEEGERLAAEMACAFYECSACADQGGAVAEAFHELCREVRRRKAVQGKARRRSSTTHVKQAINKMLTKISS; from the exons cGTTGGTGGTGAGGTTTTTGACTCGACGCTTCATCTGGGAGTACGACCCGACCCTCG AATCCACCTATCGCCATCAAGCCAATATTGATGATGAGGTTGTCACCATGGAGATACTGGACACAGCGGGGCAG GAGGACAACCAGCAGAGGGAAGGTCACATGCGCTGGGGCGACGGCTTCATCGTGGTGTACGACATCACCGACCGAGGAAGCTTCGAGGACGTGGCGCCGCTCCGGAGTCTTCTGGAAGAAGTCAAGAAGCCCAAGAATGTACCCTTGGTCCTGGTGGGTAACAAGCGCGACCTGGACCACGCTCGGCAGGTGACCACCGAGGAAGGCGAGCGGCTGGCCGCCGAAATGGCCTGCGCCTTTTACGAGTGCTCGGCGTGCGCCGATCAGGGCGGCGCCGTGGCCGAGGCCTTCCACGAGCTGTGCCGCGAGGTGCGGCGGCGCAAGGCCGTGCAGGGCAAGGCCAGACGCCGCAGCTCCACCACGCACGTCAAGCAGGCCATCAACAAGATGCTGACCAAGATCAgcagctag